The proteins below are encoded in one region of Andreesenia angusta:
- the ftsH gene encoding ATP-dependent zinc metalloprotease FtsH, whose amino-acid sequence MNKDKSPKRPIIYYYAIIMAVVMLLNAFVFPIFEQRNIVQVDYGTFLAKVEAGDVKTVEIGEKQIAYSALDEDGKEAIYVTGIMDDPELVDRLYESDVEFSKVIPKENSPLTNFVLTWLFPILIFVALGQLFMRSVRKKMGGNMGGMMNIGNSNAKVYVETKTGKTFADVAGQDEAKEALTEIVDFLNNPEKYKDIGAVMPKGALLVGPPGTGKTLLAKAVAGEAKVPFFSISGSEFVEMFVGMGAARVRDLFKQAQEKAPCIIFIDEIDTIGKKRDSGGFSGNDEREQTLNQLLTEMDGFSGEKGVVILAATNRPESLDKALLRPGRFDRRVPVELPDLSGREAILKVHSKKVKLDSNIDFNAIARATSGASGAELANIVNEAALRAVKFGRNYVIQTDLEESVEIVIAGYQRKGAVISPKEKQMIAYHEIGHAIVAAKQTESAPVHKITIVPRTSGALGYTMQISEAESVLMTKEEAFNKIATYTGGRAAEELVFGTCTSGASNDIEQATKMARMMVTRLGMSKNFDMMGLETVTNQYLGGDASLSCSSETSSRVDEEVLDIIKSAHEKAINILKENMDKLNELSRYLIEKETITGEEFMRILEG is encoded by the coding sequence TTGAATAAAGACAAGAGTCCTAAAAGGCCTATAATCTACTACTATGCCATTATTATGGCAGTCGTAATGCTGTTGAATGCTTTTGTGTTCCCGATATTCGAGCAGAGAAATATAGTGCAGGTGGACTACGGAACTTTTCTCGCAAAAGTTGAGGCGGGAGATGTAAAGACTGTAGAGATAGGGGAGAAGCAGATAGCTTACAGTGCACTAGATGAAGATGGAAAAGAAGCTATATACGTCACAGGCATAATGGACGACCCTGAGCTTGTGGACAGGCTGTATGAAAGCGACGTGGAGTTTTCAAAAGTGATACCAAAGGAGAACTCGCCACTGACCAACTTTGTACTGACCTGGCTTTTCCCGATACTTATATTTGTAGCGCTAGGCCAGCTGTTCATGAGGTCGGTCAGAAAGAAGATGGGCGGAAATATGGGCGGCATGATGAACATAGGTAACAGCAACGCCAAAGTATACGTCGAGACTAAAACAGGAAAGACTTTCGCAGATGTCGCAGGACAGGATGAGGCTAAGGAAGCGCTTACGGAGATAGTGGACTTTTTGAACAATCCAGAAAAGTACAAAGACATAGGGGCTGTAATGCCTAAAGGCGCGTTGCTTGTAGGGCCTCCTGGAACAGGAAAGACTCTTCTGGCCAAGGCTGTGGCTGGAGAGGCCAAGGTGCCGTTTTTCTCTATATCTGGATCTGAGTTTGTAGAGATGTTTGTCGGCATGGGGGCCGCCAGAGTGAGAGACCTATTCAAGCAGGCACAGGAAAAGGCTCCGTGTATCATCTTTATAGACGAGATAGACACTATAGGAAAGAAGCGTGACAGTGGAGGGTTTTCAGGAAACGACGAAAGAGAGCAGACTCTGAATCAGCTGCTTACAGAGATGGACGGCTTCAGTGGAGAAAAAGGAGTCGTGATACTCGCGGCTACAAACAGGCCTGAGTCGCTAGACAAAGCGCTTCTCAGGCCGGGGAGATTTGACAGAAGAGTCCCAGTCGAGCTTCCTGACCTCTCGGGGAGAGAGGCAATCCTGAAAGTGCACTCCAAGAAAGTAAAGCTAGACAGCAATATAGACTTCAATGCCATAGCCAGAGCAACCTCGGGGGCTTCAGGGGCGGAGCTTGCCAATATAGTCAATGAGGCGGCGCTTCGGGCTGTGAAGTTCGGAAGGAACTATGTAATCCAGACTGACCTAGAGGAGTCGGTGGAAATTGTAATAGCAGGATACCAGAGAAAGGGAGCAGTCATATCTCCTAAAGAGAAGCAGATGATAGCCTACCACGAGATAGGACATGCCATAGTGGCCGCCAAGCAGACGGAATCAGCTCCTGTACACAAGATAACCATAGTTCCACGTACATCAGGGGCTCTCGGCTACACTATGCAGATTTCCGAGGCTGAAAGCGTGCTTATGACGAAAGAGGAGGCTTTCAACAAGATAGCCACCTATACAGGAGGGCGTGCTGCCGAGGAGCTTGTATTTGGGACTTGCACATCTGGAGCTTCAAACGACATAGAGCAAGCTACAAAGATGGCCAGGATGATGGTCACAAGGCTTGGAATGAGCAAAAATTTCGATATGATGGGACTTGAGACAGTTACAAATCAGTACCTTGGAGGAGATGCCTCGCTTTCCTGCTCATCTGAAACGTCCTCAAGAGTGGACGAAGAAGTTCTAGATATAATAAAGAGCGCTCATGAAAAGGCCATAAATATACTAAAAGAGAATATGGACAAGCTAAACGAGCTATCCAGGTATTTGATAGAGAAAGAGACCATAACAGGAGAAGAGTTCATGAGGATACTTGAAGGCTAA
- a CDS encoding FeoA family protein, with protein MSLLNLKLGHTGVVKSVSGDPKTKKFLFTLGCSEGEEITLVSVLAGNYIVGIKDSRYAIDKKMAGTIELE; from the coding sequence ATGTCATTACTAAATTTGAAGCTAGGGCATACAGGAGTGGTAAAGAGTGTGTCAGGAGATCCGAAGACTAAGAAGTTTCTGTTTACACTTGGGTGTTCAGAGGGTGAAGAGATAACGCTTGTTTCCGTACTGGCAGGCAACTATATAGTTGGGATCAAGGACAGCAGATATGCTATAGACAAGAAGATGGCAGGCACTATAGAGCTGGAGTAG
- a CDS encoding rhodanese-like domain-containing protein: MKKRNLILLLSMALTMAMIFSGCSTKNEEKKEADEAKTATVKTITTEELKENYKSEDWKVVDTRINDAYNGWTLEGVSRGGHIEGAVDFSANWLKVEKEKKDEILDEALKTKGIDTEKNIVLYDANGKDAKAVADYLSEKGYKNLYVYDVKEWAADESLPMAKYENYKAIVPASIVKEVIDGKKPESFENSGAIKIVEASWGEEDTSYAKGHVPTSFHVNTDWVEPPPAWMLANDEALAELAKKLGLKKDDTVIVTGEATMAAYRVALVMRYIGVEDVRVLNGGNAAWTSAGYELETTSNKPEPSDDFGGTIPGNPDLIDTIAEAKEGLENPDKFVLVDNRTWDEHIGKESGYSYHDKKGRIPGSIFGYAGKGDSTTLDYYRNIDDTMRNAYEISEMWKEAGIDTSKHLSFMCGSGWRAAEVLTYANAMGLEDVSLYSDGWIGWSNDASNPVETGEPKKQ, encoded by the coding sequence TTGAAAAAGAGAAACTTGATTTTGCTTTTATCGATGGCTTTGACTATGGCTATGATTTTCTCAGGCTGCAGTACAAAGAATGAAGAGAAAAAAGAGGCTGACGAAGCTAAGACAGCAACAGTTAAGACTATAACAACAGAGGAATTAAAAGAGAACTACAAGAGTGAGGACTGGAAAGTAGTGGACACTCGTATAAACGATGCTTACAATGGCTGGACTCTAGAGGGAGTGAGCAGAGGGGGACATATAGAGGGTGCTGTGGACTTTTCTGCCAACTGGCTTAAGGTAGAAAAGGAAAAAAAAGACGAGATACTTGACGAAGCCCTAAAGACAAAGGGCATAGACACTGAGAAGAATATAGTTCTTTATGACGCCAACGGAAAAGATGCAAAGGCAGTTGCAGACTACCTGAGCGAAAAGGGGTACAAGAACCTATACGTATACGATGTGAAAGAGTGGGCTGCAGACGAATCGCTGCCTATGGCAAAGTATGAAAACTACAAGGCCATAGTTCCAGCTTCGATCGTAAAGGAAGTAATAGACGGCAAAAAGCCTGAGAGCTTTGAAAACTCAGGAGCTATAAAGATAGTGGAGGCCAGCTGGGGAGAGGAAGATACTTCTTACGCAAAGGGACATGTTCCTACATCATTCCACGTAAACACAGACTGGGTGGAGCCGCCACCTGCATGGATGCTGGCAAACGATGAAGCGCTTGCAGAGCTTGCAAAAAAACTGGGACTTAAAAAAGACGACACTGTAATAGTCACTGGGGAAGCTACAATGGCAGCTTACCGTGTGGCCCTTGTCATGAGATATATAGGAGTGGAAGATGTAAGGGTGCTTAACGGAGGAAACGCCGCTTGGACAAGCGCTGGTTACGAGCTTGAGACTACTTCGAACAAACCTGAGCCTTCAGATGACTTCGGTGGAACGATACCAGGAAACCCTGATCTGATAGATACAATAGCGGAAGCAAAAGAAGGGCTTGAAAACCCTGACAAGTTCGTGCTTGTAGACAACCGTACATGGGACGAGCATATAGGAAAAGAGTCTGGATACAGCTACCACGACAAGAAGGGAAGAATCCCAGGATCTATATTCGGATACGCAGGTAAAGGCGATTCAACTACGCTGGACTACTACAGGAATATAGACGACACTATGAGAAATGCATATGAAATAAGTGAAATGTGGAAAGAAGCAGGAATAGACACCAGCAAGCATCTTTCTTTCATGTGTGGAAGCGGATGGAGAGCTGCCGAGGTGCTGACTTATGCAAATGCTATGGGACTAGAGGACGTTTCGCTTTACAGCGACGGATGGATAGGCTGGAGCAACGATGCAAGCAACCCTGTGGAGACTGGGGAGCCTAAAAAGCAGTAA
- a CDS encoding calcium/sodium antiporter, translated as MNFVLLIFGFAILVKGADFFVEGSSSIAKRFNIPSMVIGLTLVAFGTSAPELAVSVSGSLKGSNGIVFGNVVGSNIVNVLLILGISALISPINIRLKTIFKEVPFVILTTVAMMVMAMDSLLDGSDGSVILRTEGFLLLLFFAIYLYSMIEISILGKEEYPEDDIKLLGVGKSVLFTLGGLGAVIFGADLAVKHAISIAESLGLSETLIGLTVVAVGTSLPELITSVVASRKGENDIAVGNIIGSNIFNALFVLGISSAIAPVTIARENFVDIWILLASAVLLIPLMYTGKRLSRAEGGIMVLGYVVYTAFLVFRTVS; from the coding sequence ATGAACTTTGTGCTTTTGATTTTTGGTTTCGCAATACTGGTAAAGGGAGCGGACTTCTTTGTGGAAGGGTCCTCTTCTATAGCCAAGAGATTCAACATACCGAGCATGGTCATAGGGCTTACACTTGTGGCTTTTGGAACAAGCGCACCTGAGCTTGCAGTAAGCGTGAGCGGATCACTGAAGGGATCTAATGGAATAGTGTTCGGGAATGTAGTGGGCTCTAATATAGTCAATGTGCTGCTGATACTGGGGATTTCAGCTCTCATATCGCCTATAAACATAAGGCTGAAGACTATATTCAAGGAAGTTCCATTTGTAATTCTGACAACTGTAGCCATGATGGTAATGGCTATGGACAGTTTGCTGGACGGATCAGACGGCAGTGTGATTTTGAGGACTGAAGGGTTCTTGCTCCTTCTTTTCTTTGCCATCTACCTCTATTCAATGATTGAGATATCGATACTTGGAAAAGAGGAGTATCCAGAGGACGACATAAAGCTGCTTGGAGTAGGCAAGAGCGTGCTGTTTACACTGGGAGGGCTGGGAGCAGTCATATTTGGAGCGGATCTAGCTGTGAAGCACGCCATCTCTATAGCGGAGTCGCTGGGACTTTCGGAGACGCTTATAGGCCTCACTGTGGTCGCTGTGGGAACTTCCCTTCCAGAGCTTATAACTTCTGTAGTGGCATCGAGAAAAGGTGAGAATGACATTGCAGTCGGAAACATAATAGGGTCCAATATATTCAACGCGCTGTTTGTACTAGGTATTTCAAGCGCCATAGCCCCTGTGACTATAGCTAGAGAGAACTTTGTGGACATATGGATACTGCTAGCTTCGGCGGTGCTGTTGATACCTCTTATGTACACTGGGAAGAGACTAAGCAGAGCAGAGGGCGGGATAATGGTCCTGGGATATGTTGTCTACACGGCATTCCTTGTATTCCGCACAGTTTCTTAA
- a CDS encoding sodium/glutamate symporter gives MSPSVIGFSLLILGLLLVVGKIIRVRTPVLQDLFLPSSLIAGFVALILGPEILGQFVDFSKFFSPMDSGLFPAESLEVWRSLPSLMINVVFATLFLGKKIPNVKSIWRLAGPQVILGYIISFGQYVVGLLLVVFLLTPVFGVNPMAGALIEVAFVGGHGTAAGLSDTFVSMGFPEGQALSTGLATVGVLGGAIFGIALINWGIRNGKAKVVSEIQSRDELEKKGITEFDDRDPAGYLSTRPESIEPLSLHFGYIAISIMIGYAILQALVKIEAMTWGAATGVYLLAYVPLFPIAMIGGIVTQMLINKNDRYQTLDTELINRLQGLALDILIVSALATLQLSVIKDNIVPFLVLSIGGTLWTVFAFLFLAPRILSLYWFERGIGDFGQSMGVTATGLMLMRITDPENKTPALESFGYKQLLFEPFAGGGIFTAASIPLIYQFGSVNILILTSVILLALLIFGFTYFKKLN, from the coding sequence ATGTCACCGTCTGTAATAGGTTTTAGCCTGCTGATACTAGGCTTGCTTCTAGTCGTAGGCAAGATCATCAGGGTCAGAACTCCTGTTCTACAGGACTTATTTTTGCCAAGCTCACTTATAGCTGGCTTTGTTGCACTTATACTGGGACCTGAAATCCTTGGCCAGTTTGTGGATTTTTCCAAATTTTTCAGCCCTATGGACAGCGGACTTTTCCCTGCCGAAAGCCTTGAAGTCTGGAGATCTCTGCCTTCACTTATGATAAACGTAGTGTTTGCAACTCTGTTCCTGGGCAAGAAAATACCAAATGTAAAGTCCATATGGAGGCTTGCTGGTCCTCAAGTAATACTTGGATACATAATCTCTTTTGGGCAGTATGTGGTAGGTCTTTTGCTCGTCGTATTCTTGCTTACTCCAGTCTTCGGAGTGAATCCGATGGCCGGAGCCCTTATAGAGGTGGCTTTTGTAGGAGGGCATGGAACAGCAGCCGGACTTTCTGACACATTTGTCAGCATGGGCTTTCCAGAAGGGCAAGCTCTTTCAACAGGACTTGCTACTGTCGGAGTGTTGGGAGGAGCCATTTTTGGAATTGCACTTATAAACTGGGGCATACGAAATGGAAAAGCCAAGGTTGTCTCTGAGATACAGTCTAGAGACGAGCTAGAGAAAAAGGGAATTACCGAGTTCGACGACAGGGACCCCGCTGGATACCTGAGCACCAGACCTGAGTCTATAGAGCCGCTTTCTCTGCACTTTGGATATATAGCCATTTCTATTATGATAGGTTACGCTATTTTACAGGCACTGGTGAAGATTGAAGCTATGACATGGGGCGCTGCTACAGGTGTATACCTACTTGCATATGTTCCACTATTCCCTATAGCCATGATTGGGGGCATAGTGACACAGATGTTGATAAATAAAAATGACAGGTATCAGACATTGGACACCGAGCTTATAAACAGGCTCCAAGGCCTCGCGCTAGACATACTTATAGTCAGTGCGCTTGCTACGCTTCAGCTCTCTGTCATAAAAGACAATATAGTTCCTTTCCTTGTACTCAGTATTGGAGGTACTCTTTGGACTGTGTTCGCATTTCTTTTCCTCGCTCCAAGAATACTTTCGCTCTACTGGTTTGAAAGAGGAATAGGGGATTTTGGACAGTCTATGGGTGTCACTGCTACTGGACTTATGCTTATGAGGATAACTGATCCTGAAAACAAGACTCCTGCACTTGAAAGCTTTGGTTACAAGCAGCTTTTGTTTGAGCCTTTCGCTGGTGGAGGTATTTTTACAGCGGCGTCAATACCCCTCATATACCAGTTCGGATCTGTAAATATCCTCATACTTACGTCAGTCATACTTTTGGCTCTTTTGATATTTGGATTTACCTACTTCAAAAAATTAAATTAA
- a CDS encoding response regulator transcription factor, translated as MFKIMVVEDDKNTRKLMETVLERSGYRAISASDGAEALELLDRLHIDLIVLDVMMPNIDGYELTYTLREHGYEIPILMVTAKESLEDKKRGFLSGTDDYMVKPVDEEEMLLRIAALLRRYKATSDHQLTIGSTKLDYNSMTVSVDGESQELPQKEFLILFKLLSYRGKIFTRRQLMDEIWGPDTDTDGRTVDVHINRIRDRLKGNDDFEIVTVRGLGYKAVANHE; from the coding sequence TTGTTCAAAATAATGGTTGTGGAAGACGACAAGAACACCAGAAAGCTTATGGAGACAGTGTTGGAGAGAAGCGGATACAGAGCAATTTCGGCAAGTGATGGGGCAGAGGCTCTTGAGCTTTTAGACAGGCTTCACATAGACTTGATAGTTCTAGATGTGATGATGCCGAATATAGACGGATATGAGCTTACCTATACGCTTAGAGAGCATGGATATGAAATCCCTATACTCATGGTCACAGCCAAAGAGTCGCTTGAAGACAAGAAAAGAGGTTTCTTGAGCGGAACAGACGACTATATGGTGAAGCCTGTAGATGAAGAGGAGATGCTGCTCAGGATAGCTGCTCTTTTAAGGAGGTACAAGGCCACAAGTGATCATCAGCTCACCATAGGCAGTACAAAGCTTGACTACAACTCCATGACTGTGAGCGTGGATGGAGAATCTCAGGAGCTACCCCAGAAGGAGTTTTTGATACTTTTCAAGCTGCTTTCCTATAGAGGCAAGATTTTCACCAGACGCCAGCTTATGGACGAGATATGGGGCCCAGATACGGATACAGACGGAAGAACTGTAGACGTCCATATAAACAGAATAAGGGACAGGCTAAAGGGAAATGACGACTTTGAAATAGTGACAGTGAGGGGGCTTGGCTACAAGGCGGTGGCAAATCATGAATAG
- a CDS encoding sensor histidine kinase, whose protein sequence is MNRRTLNLALVVFVFLIMACSAASTGLIIHLLYRYELISDIRMAPTVLSLVSLGVSIVIGTTLALALSRKVLKPLNELIEATREVARGNFEVEVEELDKDNEIGELVKSFNYMTRELKGIGMFHRDFINNFSHELKTPIASIRGFAKQLQNSDLTDEQRKEYAEIIVSEAERLTNMSSNILLLTKLENQEIITGKEDFFLDEQIRSCILLLQQQWEEKNIDFELDLDPLKYFGNEEMLSYVWTNIISNAIKFSEPNSSISIRCAEEMSDVKVNIKDEGIGMDDKTRVHIFEKFYQGDSSRKSEGNGLGLSLVKRVVELCGGRISVKSQIGKGSEFIVRLPKNE, encoded by the coding sequence ATGAATAGAAGGACTTTGAATTTAGCGCTTGTGGTATTTGTATTTTTGATCATGGCCTGTTCAGCTGCATCTACAGGTCTTATAATACATCTGCTCTACAGATACGAGCTGATTTCAGACATAAGGATGGCTCCGACTGTGCTATCCTTAGTTTCGCTTGGAGTCAGTATAGTCATAGGTACGACTCTGGCGCTGGCACTGAGCCGAAAAGTGCTTAAGCCTCTAAATGAGCTGATAGAGGCAACTAGAGAGGTGGCAAGGGGTAATTTTGAAGTAGAGGTAGAGGAACTAGATAAAGACAATGAAATAGGAGAGCTAGTGAAGAGCTTCAACTACATGACAAGAGAGCTAAAGGGCATAGGCATGTTCCATCGGGATTTTATAAACAACTTCTCCCACGAACTCAAGACGCCAATAGCCTCTATTAGGGGCTTTGCAAAGCAGCTTCAAAACAGCGACCTAACAGATGAACAGAGAAAGGAATATGCAGAGATAATAGTCAGTGAAGCCGAGAGGTTGACGAATATGTCTTCAAACATACTCCTGCTTACAAAGCTTGAAAACCAAGAGATAATAACTGGGAAAGAGGATTTTTTTCTAGACGAGCAGATAAGGAGTTGCATACTGTTGTTACAGCAGCAGTGGGAAGAGAAAAATATAGATTTTGAGCTCGACCTAGATCCTTTGAAGTATTTTGGGAACGAGGAGATGTTGTCTTATGTATGGACAAACATAATTTCAAACGCCATCAAGTTCAGCGAGCCCAACAGTTCGATTTCTATAAGATGCGCAGAGGAGATGTCGGATGTGAAAGTGAATATAAAAGACGAGGGCATTGGTATGGACGACAAAACGAGGGTTCATATATTTGAAAAGTTCTATCAAGGGGACTCGTCTAGAAAGTCAGAGGGGAACGGACTGGGGCTTTCCCTTGTGAAGCGTGTAGTGGAGCTGTGCGGTGGGCGAATATCCGTCAAAAGCCAGATAGGAAAGGGAAGTGAATTCATAGTCAGACTTCCTAAAAACGAGTGA
- a CDS encoding NAD-dependent epimerase/dehydratase family protein, whose product MDRIILVTGAAGHLGNVLVKRLIDKGEQVRGLVRSMPGKEVYEGYDVELYEGDVCKYESLEAAFIVPEGIDLIVVHAAGIVSTTSEDREKVRQVNVEGTRNIIDRCINHGVKRMIYTSSVHAIPEEGKDLIEEVRSFDPEKVKGVYAKTKTEASQLVLDSQKKGLKYVMIHPSGIIGPEDYRCGHTTQLILDYLRGRLWATVEGGYDFVDVRDVADGIISAIDRAREGESYIFSGHYVSVKEFISLLSKLSGKADILHRIPMVLAKLTAPISELYYKLRKQKPLYSSYSLYTLTSNSNFSNKKACEELGFRPREMEESIKDTLSWISKGKYFEIPLYK is encoded by the coding sequence ATGGACAGGATAATTCTAGTAACAGGAGCTGCGGGACATCTTGGGAATGTGCTAGTAAAGAGGCTTATTGACAAGGGTGAGCAGGTCAGGGGGCTTGTAAGGAGCATGCCTGGGAAAGAAGTTTATGAGGGCTACGATGTGGAGCTTTACGAAGGCGATGTCTGCAAATACGAATCGCTAGAGGCTGCATTCATTGTGCCAGAAGGCATTGACCTGATAGTGGTGCATGCGGCGGGAATAGTCTCTACAACTTCTGAAGACAGGGAAAAAGTGAGACAGGTCAACGTAGAGGGAACGCGGAATATAATAGACAGATGCATAAATCACGGCGTAAAGAGGATGATATACACGAGCTCTGTGCATGCAATACCGGAGGAGGGCAAGGACCTCATAGAAGAAGTTCGAAGCTTCGACCCCGAAAAGGTCAAGGGCGTGTACGCCAAGACAAAGACTGAGGCTAGCCAGCTGGTTTTGGACAGCCAGAAAAAAGGCCTTAAGTACGTGATGATACATCCTTCAGGAATAATAGGCCCAGAAGATTACAGATGCGGCCACACTACACAGCTTATACTAGACTATCTCAGGGGAAGGCTTTGGGCGACAGTAGAGGGTGGGTACGACTTTGTAGATGTCAGAGACGTAGCAGATGGAATAATAAGCGCCATAGACAGAGCTAGAGAAGGAGAGAGCTATATATTCTCGGGACACTATGTAAGCGTAAAGGAGTTTATATCACTGCTTTCAAAGCTATCGGGGAAAGCGGATATACTGCATAGAATTCCAATGGTTCTGGCGAAACTCACTGCCCCTATTTCTGAGCTTTACTACAAGCTGAGGAAGCAGAAGCCGCTCTACTCCAGCTATTCGCTATATACATTGACCAGCAACTCCAACTTCAGCAACAAAAAGGCATGCGAAGAGCTGGGATTTAGGCCTAGAGAGATGGAGGAGAGCATAAAAGATACGCTTAGCTGGATATCAAAAGGAAAATATTTCGAAATACCTCTTTACAAGTGA